The Acidobacteriota bacterium genome window below encodes:
- a CDS encoding xanthine dehydrogenase family protein molybdopterin-binding subunit: protein MAEYKWPDAEKRQYIGKRISRIDGPDKVSGRAKYSYDINRPGMLFGKILRSPHAHAKVVSIDTSVAEKMPGVKTVKVINGPGYELQWAGQEIVALAAETESQAEDAVRAIKVQYEKLPHFVNEADRSKAPESYLRKPNENATGDVSKGFAEADVTVEGFYGNDVITHCCLEAHGLVTEWADDKNVLIHPSTQSVSPIGPELARALEMPASSVRVKMDHIGGGFGSKFPIDIWGIEMTKASKQAGGKPIKYFLDRDAELAVAGTRPSLYAKVKVAAKKDGTITAWESDAWGSGGMGNINGPLPYVFSRIPNTKTKHQTVATNVGPQRAWRAPNHPQLALVTMSAMEDLAAKLNMDPLDFFLKNIELTGARAVTYKDELMKAAEMIDWKKTWRPRGEGGLGSTKTVKRGLGLSIHTWQGGPHNSDCDIIINPDGTAEIRIGTQDLGVGVRTVLNIVVAETFGIPLDWVKVSIGDNRYPVSGGSGGSTTTGGISSSSRRGSVDALNLLFEKVAPTLGTAADKLEAVGGKIQVIGDPTKSMPWKQACAKIGVQPLVARGKHPGQGTLASAGVGGCQMADVSVDIETGIVKMNKFVAVQDCGLVMDLKTAESQVFGAMIMGVTYALYEEKIMDDHSGRMLNGNMEFYKLAGLRDIGEFKVHMMTGPGYDERGPIGLGEPPTNSPGAAISNAVANAIGVRVPTIPLTPDRVLAALSQAGAKKEGRG from the coding sequence ATGGCTGAGTACAAATGGCCCGACGCCGAAAAACGCCAATACATCGGCAAGCGCATCTCGCGCATTGACGGCCCGGACAAAGTCAGTGGCCGGGCGAAATACAGCTACGACATCAACCGGCCCGGCATGCTCTTTGGCAAGATTCTGCGCTCGCCGCACGCGCACGCCAAGGTCGTCAGCATTGACACATCCGTCGCCGAAAAAATGCCGGGCGTGAAGACGGTCAAAGTCATCAACGGCCCTGGCTATGAACTGCAATGGGCCGGGCAGGAAATCGTGGCGCTTGCGGCTGAAACCGAATCACAAGCCGAAGACGCCGTGCGCGCGATCAAGGTGCAGTACGAAAAACTGCCGCATTTCGTCAACGAAGCGGATCGGTCGAAAGCGCCCGAAAGCTATCTGCGCAAACCGAACGAGAACGCCACCGGCGATGTCAGCAAGGGTTTTGCCGAAGCGGATGTCACGGTCGAAGGCTTTTATGGCAACGACGTCATCACGCATTGCTGTCTGGAAGCGCACGGCTTGGTGACCGAATGGGCCGATGACAAGAACGTCCTGATTCACCCTTCGACGCAATCGGTTTCGCCCATTGGCCCGGAACTGGCTCGCGCGTTGGAAATGCCGGCCAGCAGCGTCCGCGTCAAGATGGATCACATCGGCGGCGGCTTTGGTAGCAAGTTCCCGATTGACATCTGGGGCATCGAGATGACCAAGGCTTCCAAACAAGCGGGCGGCAAGCCGATCAAGTACTTCCTCGACCGCGATGCCGAATTGGCCGTGGCGGGCACGCGCCCGTCGCTTTACGCCAAGGTCAAAGTCGCGGCCAAGAAAGACGGCACGATCACCGCGTGGGAAAGCGACGCCTGGGGCAGCGGCGGCATGGGCAACATCAACGGGCCGTTGCCGTATGTGTTCAGCCGTATTCCGAACACGAAGACCAAGCATCAAACCGTCGCGACCAACGTCGGCCCGCAACGCGCCTGGCGCGCACCCAATCATCCGCAATTAGCCCTCGTCACCATGAGCGCAATGGAAGATTTGGCCGCCAAGCTCAACATGGACCCGCTCGACTTCTTCCTGAAAAATATCGAACTGACCGGCGCGCGGGCGGTCACTTACAAAGACGAATTGATGAAGGCCGCCGAGATGATTGATTGGAAGAAGACCTGGCGTCCGCGCGGCGAAGGCGGTTTGGGCAGCACCAAGACGGTCAAACGCGGCTTGGGGCTTTCGATTCACACCTGGCAGGGCGGCCCGCACAACAGCGATTGCGACATCATCATCAATCCTGACGGCACGGCTGAAATCCGCATCGGCACGCAAGACCTGGGCGTCGGCGTGCGCACCGTGCTCAACATCGTCGTGGCGGAAACCTTCGGCATCCCGCTGGATTGGGTCAAGGTCAGCATCGGCGACAATCGCTATCCGGTTTCGGGCGGTTCTGGCGGTTCGACCACCACGGGCGGCATCAGTTCGTCGTCGCGGCGCGGTTCGGTGGATGCGCTGAATCTGTTGTTTGAAAAAGTCGCGCCTACGCTGGGCACGGCGGCGGACAAGCTGGAAGCCGTCGGCGGCAAGATTCAAGTCATCGGCGACCCCACCAAGAGCATGCCCTGGAAACAGGCTTGCGCGAAAATCGGCGTGCAACCGTTGGTCGCGCGTGGCAAACATCCCGGTCAGGGCACGCTGGCTTCGGCGGGCGTGGGCGGCTGCCAAATGGCGGACGTTTCGGTGGACATCGAAACCGGCATCGTCAAGATGAACAAATTCGTCGCGGTGCAGGATTGCGGCCTGGTCATGGATCTGAAGACGGCGGAAAGCCAAGTCTTTGGCGCGATGATCATGGGCGTGACCTATGCGCTTTACGAAGAGAAAATCATGGACGATCACTCCGGGCGCATGCTCAACGGCAACATGGAGTTTTATAAACTCGCTGGTCTGCGCGACATCGGCGAATTCAAAGTCCACATGATGACCGGCCCCGGCTATGACGAACGCGGCCCCATCGGACTGGGCGAACCGCCGACCAATTCGCCCGGCGCGGCGATCTCCAACGCTGTCGCCAACGCCATCGGCGTGCGCGTGCCAACCATTCCACTAACGCCCGACCGCGTCCTAGCAGCTTTATCCCAAGCTGGGGCGAAAAAAGAAGGGAGGGGCTAA
- a CDS encoding L-seryl-tRNA(Sec) selenium transferase, which translates to MSQELLRQLPAIDVLLNHAGLQTLIEAAGRDTVRDRLREVLQELRQELLQDNGHPSMPADLTFEIERRVQTRFAQRQQTRTQRVINATGVVLHTNLGRAPLSAPALAALHEAAREYCNLEYDLATGQRGKRGTGLEARLRELTGCAAAAVVNNCAAAVLLTLNTLAEGGEVIVSRGELIEIGGSFRIPDVIAKSGARLREVGTTNRTRLSDYENAINENTRVILRAHPSNYRIVGFTEKPALDELAALARAHNLPLFEDLGSGCLVDLNAIGIHDEPTVSQSLAAGASVVAFSGDKLLGGPQAGLILGEAELIQRIKRNPLMRALRVDKLIFAALEATVAAYAKGRATTEIPTLAALHAPKDVLTQRARAFVRQARKSLPNLELQLLDGDSVIGGGSAPEMRLPTTLISVTSSQWRAVELEERLRSRQPPVIARIEDDQLVLDLRTVSAASEHELLQALTDIGN; encoded by the coding sequence ATGTCTCAAGAGTTGCTGCGCCAACTACCCGCGATTGACGTCTTGCTCAACCACGCGGGGTTGCAAACCTTGATCGAAGCGGCGGGCCGCGACACCGTGCGCGACCGTTTGCGCGAAGTCTTGCAGGAATTGCGGCAGGAGTTATTGCAAGACAACGGCCACCCATCAATGCCTGCCGACCTCACGTTCGAAATCGAGCGCCGCGTGCAAACCCGCTTCGCCCAACGCCAGCAAACCCGCACACAGCGCGTCATCAATGCCACGGGCGTCGTGTTGCACACGAACCTGGGCCGTGCGCCGCTGAGCGCGCCCGCGCTTGCCGCCCTTCACGAAGCCGCGCGCGAGTATTGCAATTTGGAATACGACCTGGCGACCGGCCAGCGCGGCAAACGCGGCACGGGTTTGGAAGCGAGGCTGCGCGAACTGACTGGCTGCGCGGCGGCGGCAGTCGTCAACAACTGCGCGGCGGCGGTGCTGCTCACGCTCAACACTTTGGCCGAAGGCGGCGAGGTCATCGTCTCGCGCGGCGAATTGATTGAGATCGGCGGCTCCTTCCGCATCCCCGATGTGATCGCCAAATCGGGCGCGCGTCTGCGCGAAGTCGGCACCACCAATCGCACGCGGCTCAGCGATTACGAAAACGCCATCAACGAAAACACGCGCGTTATCCTGCGCGCGCATCCATCCAATTACCGCATCGTCGGCTTCACTGAAAAACCGGCGTTGGATGAATTGGCCGCACTGGCGCGCGCGCACAACCTGCCACTGTTTGAAGACCTGGGCAGCGGCTGTCTGGTTGATTTGAACGCCATCGGCATTCACGATGAACCGACTGTCAGTCAATCGCTGGCGGCGGGCGCTTCGGTTGTGGCCTTCAGCGGCGACAAACTGCTCGGTGGCCCGCAAGCCGGTCTCATTCTGGGCGAAGCCGAGCTGATCCAACGCATCAAACGCAACCCGCTGATGCGCGCCTTGCGTGTGGATAAACTGATTTTCGCCGCGCTCGAAGCCACTGTAGCGGCGTATGCTAAGGGTCGCGCGACAACTGAAATCCCTACGCTAGCCGCTTTGCATGCACCAAAAGATGTGCTCACCCAGCGTGCCCGCGCGTTCGTGCGACAGGCGCGCAAGTCATTGCCTAACCTCGAACTGCAATTGCTCGACGGCGACTCTGTCATCGGCGGCGGCTCTGCTCCGGAAATGCGCTTGCCGACGACGCTCATCAGCGTGACCAGTTCACAATGGCGGGCGGTTGAATTGGAGGAACGGTTGCGCAGCCGGCAGCCGCCCGTTATCGCCCGCATCGAAGATGATCAGCTGGTGCTGGATTTGCGCACGGTCAGTGCGGCGAGCGAACACGAGTTGTTGCAGGCGTTGACAGACATTGGCAATTGA
- a CDS encoding cytochrome c produces the protein MTQSVEPVRSETVNRIFTRTCSACHGPDGRGIAAVAPDLRRAKARSFAQWQQYLGNTAGHPGTQMPPPTWLNVDEIDVMANYLFTLTQPNATSTPESGTR, from the coding sequence TTGACCCAAAGCGTCGAACCTGTCCGGTCAGAAACCGTCAATCGCATCTTCACGCGCACGTGCAGCGCCTGCCACGGCCCAGATGGTCGCGGCATCGCGGCGGTCGCGCCCGATTTGCGCCGCGCCAAAGCGCGCAGCTTCGCCCAATGGCAACAATATCTCGGCAATACCGCCGGACATCCGGGCACGCAAATGCCGCCGCCGACGTGGTTGAATGTGGACGAGATTGACGTGATGGCGAATTATCTGTTCACTCTGACGCAGCCGAACGCGACATCTACGCCAGAATCAGGCACGCGCTAG
- a CDS encoding (2Fe-2S)-binding protein — MSKSDERPDQPGNDPAVSRRSFLKGSGLALSIPLLAGETVEAKAAAEPAVPILGPNKVDITLTINGKPVKASVEPRVTLLDCLRNDLDTTGAKRVCDRGTCGACTMQMDGKPVYSCTVLAIEAQGHKITTVESLAVGDKLHPVQQAFWDNDAQQCGFCTPGFVMACKSLLDKHPTPNDEQMRLGLGGNLCRCGTYQGIKAAVAQASAGVKAMKGGKRNG, encoded by the coding sequence ATGAGCAAATCCGATGAGCGGCCCGACCAGCCCGGCAATGATCCGGCAGTGTCGCGTCGTAGCTTTCTAAAAGGCTCCGGCCTCGCGCTTTCCATCCCGCTACTCGCGGGCGAAACTGTCGAAGCCAAAGCCGCTGCCGAACCTGCCGTGCCGATTCTGGGGCCGAACAAGGTAGACATCACCTTGACGATCAATGGTAAGCCGGTCAAGGCCAGCGTCGAACCGCGCGTGACCTTGCTGGATTGCCTGCGCAACGACCTGGACACGACGGGCGCCAAGCGCGTCTGTGATCGCGGCACCTGCGGCGCATGCACGATGCAGATGGACGGCAAGCCGGTTTATTCCTGCACGGTGCTCGCCATCGAAGCGCAGGGTCACAAGATCACCACCGTCGAGAGCCTGGCCGTGGGCGACAAACTGCACCCGGTACAGCAGGCCTTCTGGGACAACGATGCGCAGCAATGCGGTTTCTGCACGCCCGGCTTTGTGATGGCGTGCAAATCGCTGCTCGACAAACATCCCACGCCGAACGACGAACAGATGCGGCTCGGGCTGGGCGGCAATCTCTGCCGTTGCGGCACGTACCAGGGCATCAAGGCCGCCGTGGCGCAGGCTTCGGCGGGCGTGAAAGCAATGAAAGGAGGCAAGCGCAATGGCTGA
- a CDS encoding DUF1326 domain-containing protein: MKKLSLLVAASVLSLCATAARAQQITGEYVETRNMDVYSGQCFANSESGLVGDQAIMAWRVSKGEWNGVKLDGLSIVGITRGAETLGYQFTNPYPAKAVLIVDEKANAEQREALTAFAHTMGGRLFETVTRTETAPISLQMEFEGEHPTYARVKAGNLAAISTRPITDKDKICGHEETLFKPLTPTAHVMPAVATQDEFGGTGLGVTWSLSGRRSAYIGHFVK; encoded by the coding sequence ATGAAGAAGCTTTCGTTATTGGTTGCAGCTAGCGTGTTGAGCCTGTGCGCCACGGCAGCACGCGCCCAGCAAATCACGGGCGAATATGTCGAAACCCGCAACATGGATGTCTATTCGGGCCAATGCTTCGCCAATTCAGAATCGGGGTTGGTGGGCGATCAAGCGATCATGGCTTGGCGCGTCTCGAAGGGCGAATGGAACGGCGTCAAATTGGACGGCCTGAGCATCGTCGGCATCACGCGCGGCGCTGAAACGCTCGGCTATCAATTCACCAATCCCTATCCGGCCAAGGCCGTGCTGATTGTGGATGAAAAAGCCAACGCCGAACAACGCGAGGCTCTGACCGCCTTTGCCCACACGATGGGTGGCAGATTGTTTGAGACGGTCACGCGCACCGAAACCGCGCCCATCTCATTGCAGATGGAATTCGAAGGCGAACACCCGACCTACGCGCGCGTCAAGGCGGGCAACCTCGCCGCCATCAGCACGCGCCCCATCACCGACAAAGACAAAATCTGCGGCCACGAAGAAACACTCTTCAAGCCGCTGACCCCGACCGCGCACGTCATGCCCGCCGTTGCCACGCAGGACGAATTCGGCGGCACGGGCCTCGGCGTCACCTGGTCGCTGAGCGGCAGACGCAGCGCTTACATCGGGCACTTTGTGAAGTGA
- a CDS encoding aldo/keto reductase, translating into MAKHATPAGTRNYCQRFAGELAAAHFRQAQGLWLSSIGLGTYLGQPDERTDAAYQSAVKRAVALGCNVIDTASNYRFQRSERCLGEAFTSLFAEGATARAELVVTTKGGFVPFDGVPPRSQSDFRRYLEETFINTGICAWEDFVQGQHCMTPKYLAHQLEQSLRNLQLEAVDVYYLHNPESQLAEVAPDDFYARLQTAFEFLEEAVAAGKLAMYGTATWNGYRVPLNSTEYLSLERVVQTARAVAGDRHHFKVVQLPINLAMTEAFTHANQMLNGQPVTFLEAAAELGITVMTSGSILQSRLASGLPPIVNEAFPGLRTDAQRALQFVRSTPGVTTALVGMSQVEHVAENLALAKIPPAATAEYLKLFSKN; encoded by the coding sequence ATGGCCAAACACGCCACGCCCGCTGGCACACGCAATTATTGTCAACGTTTTGCTGGCGAGCTCGCCGCCGCGCACTTTCGCCAAGCGCAAGGTCTCTGGCTTTCCTCCATTGGCCTTGGCACTTATTTGGGCCAACCCGATGAACGCACCGACGCCGCTTACCAGTCTGCCGTTAAACGTGCGGTGGCGTTGGGTTGCAACGTGATTGATACGGCGTCCAACTACCGCTTTCAACGCAGCGAGCGCTGTTTGGGCGAGGCGTTTACTAGCTTGTTCGCTGAAGGGGCAACAGCGCGCGCAGAACTGGTGGTGACGACCAAAGGCGGCTTCGTCCCGTTCGATGGCGTGCCGCCGCGTTCGCAGAGCGATTTTCGACGTTACCTGGAAGAAACGTTTATCAACACAGGCATCTGTGCTTGGGAAGATTTCGTGCAGGGGCAACATTGCATGACGCCGAAGTATCTGGCGCATCAGTTGGAGCAAAGCCTGCGCAACCTGCAACTCGAAGCGGTGGATGTTTACTACCTGCACAACCCCGAGTCGCAATTGGCTGAAGTTGCCCCGGATGATTTCTATGCGCGCTTGCAGACGGCGTTTGAATTTCTGGAAGAAGCAGTCGCGGCGGGCAAGCTGGCAATGTATGGCACGGCAACCTGGAACGGCTATCGTGTGCCGCTGAACAGCACCGAATACCTTTCGCTCGAACGTGTGGTGCAAACGGCGCGCGCGGTGGCGGGCGACCGGCATCATTTCAAAGTCGTGCAACTGCCCATCAACCTGGCCATGACCGAAGCCTTTACGCACGCCAACCAGATGTTGAACGGTCAGCCGGTAACATTCCTGGAAGCGGCGGCTGAGTTGGGGATTACCGTAATGACCAGCGGTTCGATCTTGCAATCACGTTTGGCGTCCGGGTTGCCGCCGATTGTGAACGAGGCTTTTCCCGGACTGCGCACCGATGCGCAACGCGCGCTTCAATTTGTGCGCTCGACGCCGGGTGTCACGACGGCCTTGGTCGGCATGAGCCAGGTCGAACACGTGGCGGAGAATCTGGCGTTGGCAAAAATACCGCCCGCGGCAACGGCTGAGTACCTGAAGTTATTCAGCAAGAATTGA
- a CDS encoding transcriptional repressor, whose amino-acid sequence MSEEKAIFFAHLKTAGFKRTGQRELILEVFLRTEGHMSAEDLYGLVKAEDPSVGFTTVYRTLKLLAECQLAREERLGDGRRRYEHQYKHPHHDHLICTECGELIEFYSEVIEKKQDEIAAQYGFQPTRHSLRIFGICAACQAKSNKLAAAARR is encoded by the coding sequence ATGTCCGAAGAGAAAGCCATTTTCTTTGCGCATCTCAAAACGGCCGGATTCAAGCGCACGGGCCAACGCGAATTGATCCTGGAAGTCTTCCTGCGCACCGAAGGCCACATGAGCGCCGAAGACCTTTACGGTCTGGTCAAGGCTGAAGACCCCAGCGTCGGCTTCACGACGGTTTACCGCACCTTGAAATTGCTGGCCGAATGCCAATTGGCCCGCGAAGAGCGGCTGGGCGATGGCCGCCGCCGTTACGAACACCAATACAAACATCCCCATCACGACCATCTGATCTGCACCGAATGCGGCGAGTTGATCGAGTTTTACAGCGAAGTCATCGAAAAGAAACAGGACGAAATCGCCGCGCAATACGGCTTCCAACCCACGCGCCACAGCTTGCGCATCTTTGGCATTTGCGCGGCCTGCCAAGCTAAAAGCAACAAGTTGGCGGCGGCGGCGCGGCGTTAA
- a CDS encoding FAD binding domain-containing protein has translation MHNFEYASPTTKEQAVAALGAAWGETEALAGGTDLLALLKDYVVTPKRVVNLKGIKELGGITYTAAKGLRLGALVTLEEVLDNAAVKRSYPAIWQAVAGITSPQIRNMGTVGGDLCQRPRCWFYRSGFGLLPRTEDGQPMVATGDNRYHAILGNSGEAKFVNPSSLAPALVALGAKIKIFGPGGAREVDADKFFVTPKSSSEREYALQPNEIVTDILVPASVSGMKSATYEVRQKEALDWPLAAAAVALTLDAAKKVKAARITLGHVAPVPWAAEEAAKSLLGKTISEDAAAAAGKLAVANAQALSRNAYKIQLASVAVKRALLQAV, from the coding sequence ATGCATAACTTTGAATACGCCAGCCCGACCACCAAAGAACAAGCCGTCGCGGCGCTCGGCGCGGCGTGGGGCGAAACGGAAGCATTGGCCGGCGGCACTGACCTGCTGGCCCTGCTCAAAGATTACGTCGTCACGCCCAAGCGCGTCGTCAACCTGAAAGGCATCAAGGAACTCGGCGGCATCACTTACACCGCCGCCAAGGGCCTGCGCCTGGGCGCGCTCGTCACGCTCGAAGAAGTGCTCGACAACGCGGCGGTCAAACGCAGCTACCCGGCCATCTGGCAAGCCGTCGCCGGCATCACCAGCCCGCAGATTCGCAACATGGGCACGGTGGGCGGTGATCTGTGCCAGCGCCCGCGTTGCTGGTTTTACCGCTCAGGCTTCGGCTTGCTGCCGCGCACTGAGGACGGCCAGCCGATGGTGGCGACGGGCGACAACCGCTATCACGCGATTCTGGGCAACAGCGGCGAGGCAAAATTCGTCAACCCGTCATCGCTCGCTCCGGCGCTGGTCGCACTGGGCGCGAAGATCAAAATCTTCGGCCCCGGCGGCGCGCGCGAAGTGGACGCTGACAAATTCTTCGTCACGCCCAAATCGTCCAGCGAACGCGAGTACGCGCTGCAACCGAACGAGATCGTCACCGACATTCTCGTCCCGGCCAGCGTCAGCGGGATGAAGAGCGCGACTTACGAGGTGCGCCAGAAAGAGGCGCTGGATTGGCCGCTCGCGGCTGCCGCAGTCGCCTTGACACTGGACGCCGCCAAGAAGGTCAAGGCCGCGCGCATCACGCTCGGCCACGTCGCGCCGGTGCCCTGGGCTGCGGAGGAAGCCGCCAAATCGCTGCTGGGCAAAACCATCAGCGAAGACGCCGCCGCCGCCGCCGGCAAACTCGCCGTCGCCAACGCGCAGGCGCTCTCGCGCAATGCCTACAAAATCCAGCTCGCCAGCGTCGCGGTCAAACGCGCGTTGTTGCAAGCGGTTTAG
- a CDS encoding MFS transporter: MNSATYSELLRNNKNFRRLWTGQVISELGTWFSAIAELGLMRLLSGSTMMTAALLVARTLPFLLVSPLAGVAVDRGNRKRILIAADLLRAVLALGYLTTNVGAPAWTVVLITALMTSTGTFFEAAKNATIANVTTRQEMLTANVLMFGTRFLQLTLGAALGGLTAAKFGYNVAFVINALSFVASAYFIWQIPGAALEPQQIEIGQAETPQGEAALPEKAANKFWRDVREGFGYIWAMPFVRGIILVNVGWATGGGMNNLLFDRMAGHEFAHGVGDRGDTGLAVLWTAAGAGLFIGMMLARRAGAWAAEEKRAGLLIGWALLAHGILWASAGLMPSLWTMALAVMASRTILGAEFGVQETLVMRVVAEEYRGRVFTTDRALELTTMTLSMLAGGLLLRYFTPRQMMMVSGLLSASPGLVWLLAMWLKQFSVPSCAVRESYSEA; the protein is encoded by the coding sequence ATGAATTCCGCGACATACAGCGAGCTATTGCGCAACAACAAAAACTTTCGCCGGTTGTGGACTGGGCAGGTCATTAGCGAATTGGGCACGTGGTTTTCCGCGATTGCCGAATTGGGCTTGATGCGCCTGCTTTCCGGTTCGACGATGATGACGGCGGCCTTGCTGGTGGCGCGGACGCTGCCGTTTTTACTGGTCTCGCCGCTAGCCGGTGTGGCGGTGGATCGCGGCAACCGCAAGCGGATTTTGATCGCGGCGGATTTGCTGCGCGCCGTGCTGGCGTTGGGCTATCTGACGACGAACGTGGGCGCACCGGCCTGGACGGTCGTGCTGATTACGGCGCTGATGACTTCGACAGGTACGTTTTTCGAGGCGGCCAAGAACGCCACGATTGCCAACGTGACTACGCGGCAAGAGATGTTGACGGCCAACGTGCTGATGTTCGGCACGCGGTTTTTGCAACTCACGCTGGGCGCGGCGCTGGGCGGATTGACGGCGGCCAAGTTCGGCTACAACGTCGCGTTCGTCATCAATGCGCTGTCGTTCGTGGCCTCGGCCTATTTCATCTGGCAGATTCCGGGCGCGGCGTTGGAGCCACAACAAATAGAAATAGGACAGGCAGAAACGCCGCAGGGTGAAGCCGCTTTGCCGGAGAAAGCCGCAAACAAGTTCTGGCGCGATGTGCGCGAAGGTTTCGGCTACATCTGGGCCATGCCCTTTGTGCGCGGCATCATCCTGGTGAATGTCGGTTGGGCGACGGGCGGCGGGATGAATAACCTGCTGTTTGATCGCATGGCCGGACACGAGTTTGCGCACGGTGTCGGGGATCGCGGTGATACGGGCTTGGCGGTTCTTTGGACGGCGGCGGGCGCGGGCTTGTTCATTGGGATGATGCTGGCGCGGCGCGCCGGGGCCTGGGCTGCCGAAGAGAAACGCGCGGGCCTGTTGATCGGCTGGGCCTTGCTGGCGCACGGCATCTTGTGGGCCAGTGCTGGGCTGATGCCATCGTTGTGGACAATGGCGCTGGCGGTGATGGCGAGCCGCACGATTCTGGGCGCGGAATTCGGCGTGCAGGAAACGCTGGTGATGCGTGTGGTCGCCGAAGAGTATCGCGGGCGCGTCTTCACCACCGACCGGGCGCTGGAACTGACGACGATGACGCTCTCGATGCTGGCGGGCGGGCTGTTGCTGCGTTACTTCACGCCGCGCCAGATGATGATGGTGTCAGGGTTGTTGTCCGCGAGTCCGGGACTGGTTTGGCTGCTGGCGATGTGGCTGAAACAGTTCAGCGTGCCGTCGTGTGCGGTGCGCGAAAGTTACAGCGAGGCTTAG
- a CDS encoding 3'(2'),5'-bisphosphate nucleotidase CysQ, which yields MEKELEIVRQVARAAGKILMDFYATETEVQWKGYDDPVTAADKAANEMIVRELQKHFPHDAILSEEAPDDKIRLQHERVWMVDPMDGTKQFIERLDEFAVMIGLAIKGEPQVGVVYNPAVDRMFYAATGLGAFVEEKWSTKRLHVAPQSDTKQMTAAMSRSHHSPVVDRIRAMLGIKGELRSGSVGLKFGLIADGQAHVYIHPGSRTNQWDTCGPVAILREAGGTVTDRNGAPLTFNTPEVRNMTGIVASNGTQHEQILAVIAQVLAQDQNT from the coding sequence ATGGAGAAAGAATTAGAGATCGTCCGGCAAGTGGCCCGCGCGGCTGGCAAAATTTTGATGGACTTTTATGCCACCGAGACCGAGGTGCAATGGAAGGGATACGACGACCCTGTCACAGCGGCGGACAAAGCGGCCAACGAAATGATCGTGCGTGAATTGCAAAAGCACTTCCCCCATGACGCCATCCTGTCTGAAGAAGCACCCGATGACAAAATCCGGTTGCAACACGAGCGCGTTTGGATGGTGGACCCGATGGATGGCACCAAACAGTTCATCGAACGGCTGGATGAATTTGCCGTGATGATTGGCTTGGCGATCAAGGGCGAGCCGCAAGTCGGTGTGGTGTACAACCCAGCCGTTGACCGGATGTTTTACGCGGCGACTGGCCTGGGCGCATTTGTCGAAGAGAAATGGTCTACAAAACGCTTGCATGTCGCGCCACAAAGCGACACCAAGCAGATGACTGCCGCGATGAGCCGTTCGCATCACAGCCCCGTTGTTGATCGCATTCGTGCGATGTTGGGCATTAAAGGTGAGTTGCGTTCGGGCAGCGTTGGGCTGAAGTTCGGCTTGATCGCCGATGGTCAGGCACACGTATACATCCATCCAGGTTCGCGCACCAATCAATGGGACACCTGCGGGCCGGTTGCCATCTTGCGCGAAGCCGGCGGCACCGTCACCGACCGCAATGGCGCACCGCTCACTTTCAATACGCCGGAAGTGCGCAATATGACCGGCATCGTCGCCAGCAATGGCACACAGCACGAGCAGATTTTGGCTGTGATTGCGCAGGTGCTGGCACAAGACCAAAACACCTAA